The following are encoded together in the Chlorocebus sabaeus isolate Y175 chromosome 20, mChlSab1.0.hap1, whole genome shotgun sequence genome:
- the HES5 gene encoding transcription factor HES-5 isoform X2, with product MAPSTVAVELLSPKEKNRLRKPVVEKMRRDRINSSIEQLKLLLEQEFARHQPNSKLEKADILEMAVSYLKHSKAFVAAAGPKSLHQDYSEGYSWCLQEAVQFLTLHAASDTQMKLLYHFQRPPAAPAAPAKEPKAPGAATPPALSAKATAAAAAARQPACGLWRPW from the exons ATGGCCCCCAGCACCGTGGCCGTGGAGCTGCTAAGCCCTAAAGAGAAAAACCGA CTGCGGAAGCCAGTGGTGGAGAAGATGCGTCGCGACCGCATCAACAGCAGCATCGAACAGCTGAAGCTGCTGCTGGAGCAGGAGTTCGCGCGGCACCAGCCCAACTCCAAGCTGGAGAAGGCCGACATCCTGGAGATGGCTGTCAGCTACCTGAAGCACAGCAAAG CCTTCGTCGCCGCCGCCGGCCCCAAGAGCCTGCACCAGGACTACAGCGAAGGCTACTCGTGGTGCCTGCAGGAGGCCGTGCAGTTCCTGACGCTCCACGCCGCCAGCGACACGCAGATGAAGCTGCTGTACCACTTCCAGCGGCCCCCGGCCGCGCCCGCCGCGCCCGCCAAGGAGCCCAAGGCGCCGGGCGCCGCGACCCCACCCGCGCTCTCCGCCAaggccaccgccgccgccgccgccgcgcgccaGCCCGCCTGCGGCCTCTGGCGGCCCTGGTGA
- the HES5 gene encoding transcription factor HES-5 isoform X1 gives MAPSTVAVELLSPKEKNRLRKPVVEKMRRDRINSSIEQLKLLLEQEFARHQPNSKLEKADILEMAVSYLKHSKGERTRAPRAPSSHRAPAPPRPAVRSPPPRPPAAFVAAAGPKSLHQDYSEGYSWCLQEAVQFLTLHAASDTQMKLLYHFQRPPAAPAAPAKEPKAPGAATPPALSAKATAAAAAARQPACGLWRPW, from the exons ATGGCCCCCAGCACCGTGGCCGTGGAGCTGCTAAGCCCTAAAGAGAAAAACCGA CTGCGGAAGCCAGTGGTGGAGAAGATGCGTCGCGACCGCATCAACAGCAGCATCGAACAGCTGAAGCTGCTGCTGGAGCAGGAGTTCGCGCGGCACCAGCCCAACTCCAAGCTGGAGAAGGCCGACATCCTGGAGATGGCTGTCAGCTACCTGAAGCACAGCAAAGGTGAGCGCACCCGGGCCCCCCGGGCTCCGAGTTCCCACCGCGCCCCGGCTCCCCCGCGCCCCGCCGTCCGCTCACCGCCGCCGCGTCCCCCCGCAGCCTTCGTCGCCGCCGCCGGCCCCAAGAGCCTGCACCAGGACTACAGCGAAGGCTACTCGTGGTGCCTGCAGGAGGCCGTGCAGTTCCTGACGCTCCACGCCGCCAGCGACACGCAGATGAAGCTGCTGTACCACTTCCAGCGGCCCCCGGCCGCGCCCGCCGCGCCCGCCAAGGAGCCCAAGGCGCCGGGCGCCGCGACCCCACCCGCGCTCTCCGCCAaggccaccgccgccgccgccgccgcgcgccaGCCCGCCTGCGGCCTCTGGCGGCCCTGGTGA